One Aneurinibacillus migulanus genomic region harbors:
- the flgB gene encoding flagellar basal body rod protein FlgB, whose product MLSTPTMSIFEKALDAATLRQRAISNNIANVDTPHYRTQSVVFEDELQKAMAKSSTAFTAYRTNEKHLPFGMASLQDVGPKLQVDKAVGPMQNSANNVDLDFEMTNLARNQLWYNALVQQASGQYNKLRTVIGGK is encoded by the coding sequence ATGCTCTCGACACCAACCATGTCGATTTTTGAAAAAGCGCTTGATGCCGCTACGCTGCGTCAGCGGGCCATTAGTAATAACATTGCGAATGTAGATACGCCTCATTATAGGACTCAATCCGTAGTATTTGAGGATGAACTTCAAAAAGCAATGGCCAAAAGTTCTACTGCATTTACGGCCTATAGGACAAATGAGAAGCATCTGCCTTTTGGCATGGCGTCTCTTCAAGATGTTGGACCAAAGTTGCAGGTGGACAAGGCTGTAGGGCCTATGCAAAATTCCGCGAATAATGTCGATCTGGATTTTGAGATGACGAACCTAGCAAGAAATCAATTATGGTACAACGCACTTGTTCAGCAAGCGAGCGGTCAATACAACAAGCTTCGGACCGTAATAGGAGGGAAATAA
- the flgC gene encoding flagellar basal body rod protein FlgC produces MALFGSFDSSASALTANRLRMDVISSNISNANTTRGEYVNGRWQPYKRKVAIIEPKKEASSFQNFLQMAANKTGRTVTNGVRVTRIMEDRTPPKMMYDPTHPDADARGYVALPNVDMLKEMVDLMSTTRAYESNVTAINAAKAMAMKALEIGK; encoded by the coding sequence ATGGCGCTGTTTGGGAGTTTCGATAGTAGCGCTTCTGCATTGACGGCCAACCGACTGCGAATGGATGTCATTTCAAGCAATATCTCTAATGCGAATACGACGCGAGGAGAATATGTGAACGGTCGATGGCAGCCTTATAAGCGAAAAGTGGCAATCATCGAACCGAAGAAGGAGGCTTCAAGCTTCCAGAATTTCCTTCAGATGGCCGCCAACAAAACAGGCAGAACAGTTACAAATGGCGTACGAGTTACGCGGATTATGGAAGATCGGACGCCGCCGAAAATGATGTACGACCCGACGCATCCAGACGCGGACGCGCGAGGATATGTGGCATTGCCGAACGTAGATATGCTAAAAGAAATGGTAGACTTGATGTCAACAACCAGAGCATACGAATCGAACGTAACAGCGATTAATGCGGCAAAGGCGATGGCGATGAAAGCTTTGGAGATCGGTAAATAA
- the fliE gene encoding flagellar hook-basal body complex protein FliE yields the protein MIEKIGMNLPVEAMQGEGKRVSPTPYEATTAFSTYLKNAIQDVNGLQKASDKLNQGLATGQVQDIHQVMIASQKAGVAMDMAMQVRNKAVEAYQEIMRMQI from the coding sequence ATGATAGAAAAAATCGGGATGAATCTTCCGGTAGAAGCAATGCAGGGAGAAGGGAAGCGGGTTTCCCCAACACCTTATGAAGCGACCACCGCTTTTTCCACCTATTTGAAGAATGCGATTCAGGATGTAAACGGGTTACAAAAGGCGAGCGACAAGTTGAACCAAGGATTGGCTACAGGACAGGTTCAAGATATACACCAGGTGATGATTGCCTCGCAGAAGGCTGGCGTAGCAATGGATATGGCCATGCAGGTGCGTAATAAGGCCGTGGAGGCATATCAAGAAATTATGCGAATGCAAATCTAG
- the fliF gene encoding flagellar basal-body MS-ring/collar protein FliF, whose protein sequence is MNERLQQWREKLTEFSARFSKKQKMMIGAIAAFLIISATLAIYIASRPTYVPLFSGNLTEVDVAQIKTELDATGYANYQIQGNSVLVPEKDKYNLAADLTAKGVPKGEGVRLDIFSQNIGMGMTDRQFDVIERDAMQTQLADLLKMVDGVRNAKVTLVMPQETVFARENEETASASIVVDVEPGKQLGPQQINALYNLVSKSVPNLPKDKIAIMNQYSEMLEMADEGDNAYSLDQYEKQRKIKKDIETDIQKNLQNMLGTILGRDKVFVYTYVKLNFDKTQREEQLVEPVDKENNEGIIISAEKIQETYSGKGASAGGTAGTGETQIPGYPGATGGENVESEKIEDRVNREVNRIKQNIVGQPYKIEDISINVGVEPPTADQADSLTDEVKKDIEQIIGNVVRTSLSSQGTEFTEDQINQRVKVFAQAFNGKQEVVEEGNNWTLIIVSSIVGLLLIVAVVVFIIVRRRRNEEEQAVAETVQTKPFEVPELQYAEDGEEVIVRKQLEKLAGEKPEEFVNLLRTWLADE, encoded by the coding sequence ATGAACGAAAGATTGCAGCAGTGGCGGGAGAAGCTCACAGAGTTTTCGGCCCGTTTCTCAAAAAAACAAAAAATGATGATAGGCGCGATTGCCGCGTTTCTTATTATATCGGCAACTTTAGCAATTTATATAGCCTCCAGACCGACTTATGTGCCCCTTTTTAGCGGCAATTTAACTGAGGTGGATGTGGCTCAGATTAAAACGGAACTGGATGCGACAGGGTACGCCAACTATCAAATTCAAGGAAATAGCGTGCTTGTGCCAGAGAAGGACAAATACAATCTGGCAGCCGACTTAACAGCTAAAGGCGTACCTAAAGGTGAAGGTGTACGTCTGGATATTTTTAGTCAGAATATCGGTATGGGAATGACGGATCGGCAGTTTGATGTAATCGAGCGTGACGCGATGCAGACTCAGCTGGCAGATTTACTGAAAATGGTCGATGGCGTTCGAAATGCCAAAGTCACACTGGTTATGCCTCAAGAAACTGTGTTTGCTCGTGAAAATGAAGAGACAGCGAGCGCCTCGATTGTAGTCGATGTCGAGCCGGGTAAACAGCTGGGACCGCAGCAAATCAACGCCTTGTACAACCTGGTATCCAAAAGCGTGCCCAACTTGCCGAAAGATAAAATCGCCATCATGAACCAGTATAGCGAGATGCTGGAGATGGCAGACGAGGGAGACAACGCTTATTCGCTCGATCAATATGAAAAGCAGCGTAAAATAAAAAAAGACATCGAGACGGATATCCAGAAGAACTTGCAAAACATGCTAGGTACGATTCTGGGCCGTGATAAAGTTTTCGTATACACGTACGTTAAGCTGAATTTTGATAAGACGCAGCGGGAAGAACAGCTCGTCGAGCCGGTAGATAAAGAAAATAATGAAGGAATCATTATTAGTGCAGAAAAGATTCAGGAGACGTATTCAGGCAAAGGCGCATCCGCTGGAGGAACCGCCGGAACAGGTGAAACGCAAATCCCTGGTTATCCGGGCGCTACCGGCGGCGAAAATGTCGAGTCGGAAAAAATAGAGGATCGTGTAAACCGGGAAGTGAACCGGATTAAGCAAAATATTGTCGGTCAGCCATATAAGATTGAGGACATTTCAATCAATGTTGGTGTGGAACCACCAACCGCAGACCAGGCGGATAGCCTGACTGATGAAGTGAAGAAAGATATTGAGCAGATTATCGGCAACGTTGTACGTACATCCCTTTCTTCACAGGGAACGGAGTTCACTGAGGATCAAATTAATCAGCGGGTAAAGGTGTTTGCACAGGCGTTTAACGGTAAGCAGGAAGTGGTAGAGGAAGGAAATAATTGGACCCTTATTATTGTTTCAAGCATCGTAGGACTTCTGCTTATTGTTGCTGTCGTCGTATTCATCATAGTGCGTAGACGGAGAAATGAAGAGGAACAAGCTGTAGCGGAAACGGTACAGACGAAGCCGTTCGAAGTTCCGGAATTGCAGTATGCGGAAGATGGAGAAGAGGTCATCGTGCGCAAACAATTGGAAAAACTGGCAGGCGAGAAGCCGGAAGAGTTCGTCAACCTGCTGCGCACCTGGCTAGCAGACGAATAG
- the fliG gene encoding flagellar motor switch protein FliG: MARPSRELSGRQKAAILLISLGPEVSAQVFKHLREEEIEQLTLEIANVRKVGGEDKESVLTEFHQICVAQEYISQGGINYAKEILEKALGQQKAFDIIHRLTAHLQVRPFDFARKADPGQILNFIQNEHPQTIALVLSYLEPEQSAAILSALPQERQAEVARRIALMESTSPDVISQVESVLEQKLSSTVVQDYTQAGGIESVVNMLNNVDRSTERVILDTLEIQDPELAEEIKKRMFVFEDIVVLDDRSIQRVIRDVENADLMLALKVANEEVRDVVFRNMSKRMADTFREEMEYMGPVRLRDVEEAQTRIVATIRRLEEAGEIIIARGGGDEIIV; this comes from the coding sequence ATGGCACGTCCGTCAAGAGAATTGAGCGGAAGGCAAAAAGCGGCGATTCTTTTAATTTCGCTGGGACCGGAAGTGTCCGCTCAAGTTTTTAAACATTTACGTGAAGAAGAAATTGAACAGCTAACACTTGAAATCGCGAATGTACGAAAAGTAGGGGGCGAGGATAAAGAGTCGGTTTTAACCGAATTCCACCAGATTTGTGTAGCGCAGGAGTATATTTCTCAAGGCGGGATTAATTACGCCAAAGAAATTCTGGAGAAAGCGCTTGGTCAGCAAAAGGCGTTTGATATTATTCACCGTTTAACTGCTCACCTGCAAGTTCGTCCGTTTGATTTTGCACGTAAGGCTGATCCGGGCCAAATTTTAAACTTTATCCAAAATGAGCATCCGCAGACCATCGCTCTTGTTCTTTCCTATTTGGAGCCGGAACAATCGGCGGCCATTCTATCCGCACTTCCTCAGGAAAGGCAGGCGGAGGTGGCGCGGCGCATCGCATTGATGGAAAGTACGTCACCGGACGTAATCAGCCAGGTTGAGAGCGTATTGGAGCAGAAGCTATCTTCTACTGTTGTACAGGATTATACGCAGGCCGGTGGCATCGAATCAGTAGTTAACATGCTTAACAACGTTGATCGAAGCACGGAACGTGTTATTTTGGATACACTTGAGATTCAGGACCCGGAGCTTGCCGAAGAAATCAAGAAAAGAATGTTCGTATTCGAGGATATCGTTGTGCTTGATGACAGATCCATTCAACGCGTTATTCGAGATGTGGAGAATGCAGATCTTATGCTTGCGCTGAAAGTTGCAAACGAGGAAGTACGCGACGTAGTATTCCGCAATATGTCCAAGCGGATGGCGGATACGTTCAGAGAAGAGATGGAATATATGGGACCGGTACGGCTGCGTGATGTAGAAGAAGCGCAGACTCGTATCGTAGCGACGATTCGCCGTCTGGAAGAAGCCGGCGAGATTATTATCGCCCGCGGCGGAGGAGATGAAATCATTGTCTAG
- a CDS encoding FliH/SctL family protein, which yields MSRIIKSATYSTMENKKVIQFQHQKYIRFTEEPGELMGAEELNEAVDESLSISKADELIKNAEEEAARIVAEARRQAEVIVQEARQEIDAWWNQKRVEDEEARHFAKQEGYEQGIEHGREEGRRLVYEEYAQALEQSAAILEEAPSIKRRMIAEAESFVLDLTIEIARKVIGEQLTLDKENVIALIRRALSRTQEYKSVTVAVSPDTYTYVQENRAKLLEVLDSQVEITIIPDDSVTDGGTVIRTTMGSVDARVDVQLEEIKKALQAVLADEGES from the coding sequence TTGTCTAGGATTATTAAATCCGCTACTTACTCGACAATGGAAAATAAGAAAGTGATACAGTTTCAGCACCAAAAATATATCCGGTTTACAGAAGAACCTGGGGAACTGATGGGTGCAGAGGAACTGAACGAGGCTGTTGATGAGAGCTTATCCATATCCAAAGCTGATGAACTAATAAAAAATGCGGAGGAAGAAGCGGCACGAATCGTCGCGGAAGCCAGGCGTCAGGCAGAGGTTATTGTACAGGAAGCCAGGCAGGAGATTGATGCTTGGTGGAATCAAAAGCGGGTAGAGGATGAGGAAGCACGTCACTTCGCCAAGCAGGAAGGCTATGAGCAGGGAATAGAACACGGCAGAGAAGAGGGGCGTCGTCTCGTATATGAAGAGTATGCGCAAGCTCTTGAACAATCTGCTGCAATTTTGGAAGAGGCGCCAAGTATAAAGCGGCGAATGATTGCAGAGGCTGAATCATTCGTTCTTGACTTAACCATTGAGATTGCTCGAAAGGTTATCGGAGAACAGCTAACGCTCGATAAAGAGAATGTAATTGCGTTAATTCGCAGGGCATTGTCACGTACACAGGAATACAAGTCAGTTACGGTAGCTGTAAGTCCTGATACGTATACGTATGTACAGGAGAACCGGGCCAAGCTGCTTGAAGTTTTAGACAGTCAGGTGGAAATAACGATCATTCCGGATGATTCTGTTACAGATGGCGGAACGGTTATCCGTACGACGATGGGAAGTGTGGATGCAAGGGTGGATGTTCAGCTTGAAGAAATCAAAAAAGCGTTGCAGGCTGTTCTGGCTGATGAAGGTGAATCGTAA
- the fliI gene encoding flagellar protein export ATPase FliI, translating to MLQFEKYISALQQVDPFRVNGKVSQVIGLTVEAMGPNVKIGEVCHIYPVASSVPVPAEVVGFKDNKVLLMPLGELGAIGPGCDVVATGKPLTVRVGMELLGQVLDGSGRLMNGSLLSNAMVEYPVDSQPPNPLSRPRIREPLSVGVRAIDGLLTVGKGQRIGIFAGSGVGKSTLLSMIARNTEADVNVIGLIGERGREVADFIERDLGEEGLKRSVVVVATSDQPALIRIKGALLTTAIAEYFRDQGLNVMMMMDSVTRFAMAQREVGLAIGEPPATRGYTPSVFALLPRLLERAGTSASGSITAFYTVLVEGDDMNDPIADSVRGILDGHIVLSRKIAHTGQYPAIDILASVSRVMKEIVTPQHYAAANELKRLMAVYRDAEDLINIGAYKSGANRDIDQAIRYKDTIMQYTGQSVDERSNLEESIETLTATFTPN from the coding sequence ATGCTGCAGTTTGAAAAGTATATTTCCGCTTTGCAACAGGTAGATCCGTTTCGGGTTAACGGGAAGGTTTCGCAAGTCATCGGATTAACGGTAGAGGCCATGGGGCCGAACGTGAAAATTGGAGAAGTATGCCATATTTATCCGGTAGCATCTTCAGTCCCGGTTCCTGCCGAAGTAGTAGGCTTCAAAGACAATAAAGTGCTGCTCATGCCTCTCGGGGAGCTGGGAGCCATTGGCCCTGGCTGTGATGTAGTTGCGACGGGCAAGCCGTTAACTGTGCGAGTAGGTATGGAATTGCTGGGTCAGGTATTGGACGGTAGCGGTAGGTTAATGAACGGGAGTCTTCTATCGAATGCTATGGTAGAGTATCCGGTTGACAGCCAGCCACCTAACCCGCTCTCCCGCCCAAGGATTCGCGAACCTCTTTCTGTAGGTGTACGCGCCATTGACGGATTGCTTACGGTGGGTAAAGGACAGCGCATCGGCATTTTTGCAGGAAGCGGTGTCGGAAAGAGTACCCTGCTCAGTATGATTGCCCGCAATACAGAGGCTGATGTGAACGTAATCGGTCTTATCGGAGAACGTGGCAGGGAAGTGGCTGATTTTATCGAGCGCGACCTTGGCGAAGAAGGGCTGAAACGTTCGGTTGTAGTCGTTGCGACGTCCGATCAACCGGCGCTTATCCGAATAAAAGGAGCATTGCTAACGACAGCTATTGCCGAGTATTTCCGCGATCAGGGACTGAATGTCATGATGATGATGGACTCTGTCACGCGTTTTGCAATGGCGCAGCGGGAAGTAGGACTAGCTATTGGCGAGCCGCCTGCTACTCGTGGATATACACCGTCGGTATTCGCGTTACTTCCGCGACTGCTTGAGAGGGCGGGGACGTCAGCGTCTGGATCGATTACCGCTTTTTATACCGTGCTAGTAGAAGGAGACGATATGAACGATCCGATTGCTGATTCTGTGCGCGGTATTCTCGATGGGCATATTGTTCTTAGCCGAAAAATCGCCCATACAGGGCAGTATCCTGCCATTGACATTTTGGCAAGCGTCAGTCGGGTAATGAAAGAAATCGTTACGCCACAGCACTATGCGGCAGCCAATGAATTAAAGCGATTGATGGCAGTTTATCGTGATGCCGAAGACTTGATTAATATCGGTGCATATAAGAGTGGAGCAAACCGTGATATTGATCAGGCTATTCGATATAAGGATACAATTATGCAGTATACAGGCCAAAGCGTGGATGAACGATCGAATCTTGAAGAATCGATTGAAACGTTAACAGCAACCTTTACTCCAAATTAG
- the fliJ gene encoding flagellar export protein FliJ, producing the protein MSFIYSFQKILDMKEKEKEQAEISYSKSMQALHREQKRLSDLVKNKQQVEERMVRKEETISLAELKTNYEYVGHLQRMIVQANETKVQAEKDVETKQGILSERAMDQKIWEKLKEHSFEKYKERMLQREQKELDEIAVARYYRQRVKPH; encoded by the coding sequence GTGTCGTTTATTTATTCCTTTCAAAAAATCCTGGATATGAAGGAGAAAGAAAAGGAACAGGCAGAGATTAGCTACAGCAAGTCGATGCAGGCGTTGCACCGTGAACAAAAGCGCCTCTCTGACCTCGTAAAGAATAAACAGCAGGTAGAGGAACGTATGGTTCGGAAAGAAGAAACGATTTCTCTTGCAGAATTGAAAACGAACTATGAGTACGTTGGGCATCTGCAGCGTATGATTGTACAAGCTAATGAGACAAAAGTACAGGCTGAAAAAGACGTAGAGACCAAGCAAGGCATCCTATCGGAGCGGGCGATGGACCAGAAAATATGGGAGAAGCTCAAAGAGCACTCTTTTGAAAAATATAAAGAAAGAATGCTGCAGAGAGAGCAGAAAGAATTGGATGAGATAGCGGTGGCTCGGTATTACAGGCAAAGAGTGAAGCCGCACTAG
- a CDS encoding MotE family protein, whose amino-acid sequence MEEIAEERSYSRLEWFFYIIFIPLLFTLVLSAIIAQMFGYNVVGVLAKELNQIPVIEKLIPDAAIDRPPSEKEEVKTDKKDVTVADLKTQLAVKEREVNELKKKAELEEQKAKRLQQQTQIQQGDAKVSQEQMNEEKQKQIKNLAKVYTTMSAGKAAPIMEKMSPEEAGQLLLVMKPEERSAIMAKMDPKTAADLTLLLKETSQADSNDPGVLQQRLLELKYNASIRELAASISSMQPTNAANLIERLFTSDERKAVLVLSQMEAGQRGQILSKLAENKSRAALAAKISQKLLTN is encoded by the coding sequence ATGGAAGAAATAGCAGAAGAGCGTTCATATAGTAGACTGGAATGGTTTTTTTATATCATTTTTATTCCGCTATTATTTACTCTTGTACTTTCAGCTATCATTGCTCAAATGTTTGGGTACAACGTGGTAGGGGTGCTGGCCAAAGAATTGAATCAGATTCCCGTTATTGAAAAATTAATTCCCGATGCCGCGATAGACCGTCCGCCATCCGAGAAAGAAGAAGTGAAGACGGACAAAAAAGACGTGACGGTTGCTGATTTAAAAACACAATTGGCGGTAAAGGAACGGGAAGTTAATGAGCTGAAAAAGAAGGCAGAGCTTGAAGAACAAAAGGCGAAGCGATTGCAGCAGCAGACGCAAATCCAGCAGGGAGATGCCAAAGTATCACAGGAGCAGATGAACGAAGAAAAGCAGAAACAGATTAAAAATCTGGCTAAAGTATATACAACGATGTCTGCCGGGAAAGCGGCCCCTATTATGGAGAAGATGTCTCCCGAAGAGGCGGGTCAGCTTCTGCTTGTCATGAAGCCAGAGGAGCGTTCCGCTATTATGGCAAAAATGGATCCAAAAACAGCGGCAGATTTAACGTTGCTTTTGAAAGAAACCTCCCAGGCTGATTCGAACGATCCTGGCGTACTGCAGCAACGCCTTCTTGAATTGAAATACAATGCGTCCATACGGGAATTGGCTGCTTCGATTTCAAGTATGCAGCCGACAAACGCAGCTAATTTGATAGAAAGACTATTTACATCGGATGAAAGAAAGGCTGTTCTTGTCCTATCACAGATGGAAGCCGGACAGCGTGGACAAATTTTATCGAAGCTAGCGGAAAATAAGAGCCGTGCAGCACTTGCGGCAAAAATTAGTCAAAAGTTGTTAACGAATTAA
- a CDS encoding flagellar hook-length control protein FliK, protein MTTVQVNGSLPITKAPSRPTGTSNSVASATSFAREMQTALNEGPKEAPDALASAEKTEADSLLQMLENLLNTVTDIVKQVEENQDVLKDGEIPEELYAALQQIYQLLQQMNLGKQGEQGKGTGEWLQNVFSPIQQQGISNTEEEPFSILNMEQKVKDILNLLKGKNADSLPRDFTSRLQTVLSQVENVSQLAQDTTVKNANATPINGAITQSNALSVKETVQTEGAVTPISDASVPEEGTVTKAMHHQLQENVPNVKLEGTATARNANVSLVPARFFANEMETYIVKQVQLNRGTGAMETTLRLFPENLGRVDVRITALNGAITAHFVTSQVAGKEAIEQQLHQLRHALIQQGLNVEKIEVSYITTTTSEQSSADLLQQGKGNSQQQQKGEEEQSAEEAEFNLAELLGEDIPEPDETVS, encoded by the coding sequence TTGACAACGGTACAAGTGAATGGAAGTCTTCCTATTACGAAAGCACCTTCCCGCCCTACAGGTACAAGCAATTCTGTTGCCTCTGCTACTTCATTTGCTAGGGAAATGCAAACGGCATTAAATGAAGGCCCCAAGGAAGCGCCAGATGCTCTAGCATCTGCTGAAAAAACAGAGGCTGACTCTCTATTGCAGATGCTGGAAAATCTGTTGAACACCGTAACAGATATAGTGAAGCAGGTAGAAGAGAATCAGGATGTGTTAAAAGATGGCGAGATTCCTGAAGAGCTGTATGCAGCTTTGCAGCAAATCTATCAGTTACTGCAACAGATGAACCTAGGAAAACAGGGTGAGCAAGGTAAAGGGACAGGCGAGTGGCTACAGAACGTATTCTCTCCTATCCAGCAGCAGGGAATTTCTAATACAGAAGAAGAGCCGTTTTCTATTCTTAACATGGAGCAAAAAGTAAAGGATATATTAAATCTGCTAAAAGGAAAGAATGCTGATTCGTTGCCACGTGATTTTACAAGCAGGTTACAGACAGTACTTTCGCAAGTAGAGAACGTGAGCCAGCTTGCACAGGATACGACTGTCAAGAATGCAAATGCTACTCCTATTAATGGGGCAATAACTCAGTCTAATGCTTTATCTGTAAAGGAAACAGTGCAGACAGAGGGAGCAGTAACTCCTATATCTGATGCTTCTGTACCGGAAGAGGGAACGGTAACGAAGGCGATGCATCATCAGCTACAGGAAAATGTTCCGAATGTAAAGCTTGAGGGGACTGCAACAGCACGCAATGCAAATGTGTCGCTCGTTCCAGCTCGTTTCTTCGCAAATGAGATGGAAACATACATTGTAAAGCAGGTTCAGCTGAATCGTGGTACCGGAGCGATGGAAACCACCTTGCGTCTCTTTCCAGAGAATCTGGGGCGGGTTGACGTGCGGATTACTGCCTTGAACGGAGCGATTACCGCACATTTTGTTACCAGTCAGGTGGCGGGAAAAGAAGCGATTGAGCAGCAATTGCATCAATTACGGCACGCATTAATACAACAGGGTTTGAATGTAGAGAAAATCGAGGTTTCATACATTACTACCACAACAAGTGAGCAATCAAGCGCTGATTTGCTTCAGCAGGGAAAGGGCAATTCACAGCAGCAGCAAAAAGGTGAGGAAGAACAATCTGCCGAAGAAGCTGAGTTTAACTTGGCAGAACTGTTAGGTGAAGACATACCTGAACCTGATGAGACAGTGAGCTAA
- a CDS encoding flagellar hook capping FlgD N-terminal domain-containing protein gives MSVSDINQYKSAVSPNQANAKSNTKSFMDNTTMGKEAFLRLLVTQMQNQDPTQPLQDRELIAQLTQFSTLEQMTNLNDMFSVFVSSFVETQYVGGLSTMIGKKITWTERVEETNEAGEKTWKEVPKEGIVAAVSFKNGKVQLVMQDGTKMDMNLVESITDPSAPPIEKPDEKPGQTEDGKQPEGDGEKTPPVDDSKEESTESTNEGGGA, from the coding sequence ATGTCTGTCAGCGATATCAATCAGTATAAAAGCGCTGTTTCACCCAATCAGGCAAACGCCAAATCAAATACAAAATCGTTTATGGATAACACAACGATGGGGAAAGAAGCTTTCCTTCGCTTGCTGGTCACGCAAATGCAGAACCAGGACCCAACGCAACCGTTGCAGGATAGGGAGCTTATCGCGCAGTTGACCCAGTTCAGTACGCTGGAGCAGATGACGAATTTGAACGATATGTTTTCTGTATTTGTTTCTTCTTTTGTAGAAACTCAATACGTTGGTGGATTATCAACCATGATCGGTAAGAAAATAACATGGACCGAACGTGTAGAAGAGACGAATGAGGCTGGCGAGAAAACCTGGAAAGAAGTACCGAAGGAAGGGATTGTAGCGGCTGTCAGCTTTAAAAATGGCAAAGTACAATTGGTTATGCAGGACGGTACGAAGATGGATATGAATTTAGTAGAAAGCATAACGGACCCATCTGCACCGCCAATTGAGAAGCCGGATGAAAAACCTGGACAAACAGAGGACGGGAAGCAGCCTGAAGGGGACGGAGAAAAAACGCCGCCTGTAGATGATTCCAAGGAAGAAAGCACCGAGTCAACGAATGAAGGTGGCGGAGCATGA
- a CDS encoding TIGR02530 family flagellar biosynthesis protein, translated as MNHIKAGHIFYPQTLTPAAPKKKENQAATSFNTVFQQKLEETKTSIDFSNHALQRLEKRGISLSNEDIAKLTGAVEKAQAKGAKESLVLMNDVAYIVSVPNRKVITAVDGPSMQENVFTNIDSAIIV; from the coding sequence ATGAACCATATTAAAGCCGGACATATCTTTTATCCACAAACATTAACACCGGCAGCACCGAAAAAGAAAGAAAATCAGGCAGCCACTTCATTTAATACAGTATTTCAGCAGAAGCTGGAGGAAACAAAGACTTCTATTGATTTTTCTAATCATGCCCTGCAACGGTTGGAGAAGCGCGGAATTTCATTAAGCAACGAAGACATTGCCAAGTTGACTGGTGCCGTAGAGAAGGCGCAGGCCAAAGGGGCAAAGGAATCGCTTGTACTGATGAATGATGTTGCATATATCGTTAGCGTGCCGAATAGGAAAGTCATTACGGCGGTGGATGGACCGTCGATGCAGGAGAATGTGTTTACAAATATTGATAGTGCAATCATTGTATAA